From one Tsukamurella tyrosinosolvens genomic stretch:
- the tuf gene encoding elongation factor Tu, giving the protein MAKAKFERTKPHVNIGTIGHVDHGKTTLTAAITKVLAEKYPDLNEASAFDQIDKAPEEKARGITINISHVEYQTEKRHYAHVDAPGHADYIKNMITGAAQMDGAILVVAATDGPMPQTREHVLLARQVGVPYILVALNKCDMVDDEEILELVEMEVRELLGSQEFDEDAPVVRVSGYQALQGDAKWVDSIVELMNAVDESIPDPERETDKPFLMPVEDVFTITGRGTVVTGRVERGIINVNEEVEIVGIREKSTKTTVTGIEMFRKLLDSGQAGDNVGLLVRGLKREDVERGQVVVKPGTTTPHTEFEGQAYILSKDEGGRHTPFFNNYRPQFYFRTTDVTGVVTLPEGTEMVMPGDNTEMSVKLIQPVAMDEGLRFAIREGGRTVGAGRVTKIIA; this is encoded by the coding sequence GTGGCGAAGGCGAAGTTCGAGCGGACCAAGCCGCACGTGAACATCGGCACCATCGGTCACGTCGACCACGGCAAGACCACCCTGACGGCTGCCATCACCAAGGTTCTGGCCGAGAAGTACCCGGACCTCAACGAGGCCTCGGCGTTCGATCAGATCGATAAGGCGCCCGAGGAGAAGGCTCGTGGCATCACGATCAACATCTCGCACGTCGAGTACCAGACCGAGAAGCGCCACTACGCTCACGTCGATGCGCCGGGTCACGCCGACTACATCAAGAACATGATCACCGGTGCCGCTCAGATGGACGGCGCGATCCTGGTCGTGGCCGCCACCGACGGCCCGATGCCGCAGACCCGCGAGCACGTGCTGCTCGCGCGCCAGGTCGGCGTGCCCTACATCCTGGTCGCCCTGAACAAGTGCGACATGGTCGACGACGAGGAGATCCTCGAGCTCGTCGAGATGGAGGTCCGCGAGCTGCTGGGTTCGCAGGAGTTCGACGAGGACGCCCCCGTCGTCCGCGTCTCCGGCTACCAGGCCCTGCAGGGCGATGCCAAGTGGGTCGATTCGATCGTCGAGCTGATGAACGCCGTCGACGAGTCCATCCCGGACCCCGAGCGTGAGACCGACAAGCCCTTCCTGATGCCGGTCGAGGACGTCTTCACGATCACCGGTCGTGGCACCGTCGTCACCGGTCGCGTCGAGCGCGGCATCATCAACGTGAACGAGGAGGTGGAGATCGTCGGCATCCGCGAGAAGTCGACCAAGACCACCGTCACGGGCATCGAGATGTTCCGCAAGCTGCTCGACTCGGGCCAGGCGGGCGACAACGTCGGCCTGCTGGTCCGTGGCCTCAAGCGCGAGGACGTCGAGCGCGGCCAGGTCGTCGTGAAGCCGGGCACCACCACCCCGCACACGGAGTTCGAGGGCCAGGCGTACATCCTGTCGAAGGACGAGGGCGGCCGCCACACTCCGTTCTTCAACAACTACCGTCCGCAGTTCTACTTCCGTACCACGGACGTGACCGGCGTCGTGACCCTCCCCGAGGGCACCGAGATGGTCATGCCCGGCGACAACACCGAGATGAGCGTCAAGCTCATCCAGCCGGTCGCCATGGACGAGGGCCTGCGCTTCGCGATCCGCGAGGGTGGCCGCACCGTCGGTGCCGGCCGCGTCACCAAGATCATCGCCTGA
- a CDS encoding flavin-containing monooxygenase: MAHDVIIVGAGFGGMGAAIELLGRGRSDIVILEREDDLGGTWHVNHYPGLSVDIASVTYSYSFEPNPNWSRLYAPGSELKAYASRVADKYGLRERMRFGVEVTGAEWDPAAAEWEVTVVRDGGLEQKLRTRYLITATGFLSQPKLPDIEGIDDFAGTVIHSAKWDDDADLTGQRIGVIGTGATGVQLVPELAKVAGHLTVFQRTPIWVVPKVDFAVPGPLKALFGRIPVTQRAARLANSAVLEVLSTVGVLNYKYGHRFNDLAAQLAKAHLRAQVPDPAIRRALTPSYSFGCKRPTFSNTYFPTFSRDNVTLEASSIARVLPHGIEMADGTVHELDTLVLATGFSLWEKNFPAIDVTGRDGRNLGEFWREGRFQAYEGMAVPKFPNFFSLHSPYSYTGLSYFWTIEAQMVHLRRVFDEIDKRGARTVEVTERANGQFLDRMSHRLERSVFQLGACEGSRSYYFDPHGEATLLRPSSVVGARRDARAFPIDDYAFA, from the coding sequence ATGGCTCACGACGTGATCATCGTCGGCGCGGGGTTCGGCGGCATGGGCGCCGCGATCGAACTGCTCGGCCGCGGCCGCAGCGACATCGTCATCCTGGAGCGCGAGGACGACCTGGGCGGGACGTGGCACGTCAACCACTATCCCGGCCTGTCCGTCGACATCGCCTCGGTGACCTACTCGTACTCCTTCGAGCCGAACCCGAACTGGTCGCGCCTGTACGCGCCGGGCTCCGAGCTCAAGGCCTACGCGAGCCGGGTCGCCGACAAGTACGGCCTGCGCGAGCGCATGCGCTTCGGCGTCGAGGTGACCGGCGCCGAGTGGGATCCCGCGGCCGCCGAGTGGGAGGTCACCGTCGTGCGCGACGGCGGGCTGGAGCAGAAGCTGCGCACCCGCTACCTCATCACCGCCACGGGCTTCCTGAGCCAGCCCAAGCTGCCCGACATCGAGGGCATCGACGACTTCGCCGGCACCGTCATCCACAGCGCGAAGTGGGACGACGACGCCGATCTCACCGGGCAGCGGATCGGCGTCATCGGCACCGGCGCCACCGGCGTGCAGCTGGTCCCGGAGCTGGCGAAGGTCGCCGGGCACCTCACCGTCTTCCAGCGCACCCCGATCTGGGTGGTGCCGAAGGTCGACTTCGCGGTCCCCGGGCCGCTGAAGGCCCTGTTCGGCCGCATCCCCGTCACGCAGCGCGCGGCGCGGCTCGCGAACTCCGCGGTGCTCGAGGTGCTCAGCACCGTGGGCGTGCTCAACTACAAGTACGGCCACCGGTTCAACGACCTCGCGGCGCAGCTCGCGAAGGCGCACCTGCGCGCGCAGGTCCCGGACCCGGCGATCCGCAGGGCGCTCACCCCGTCGTACTCCTTCGGCTGCAAGCGGCCGACCTTCTCCAACACGTACTTCCCGACCTTCAGCCGCGACAACGTGACCCTCGAGGCCTCGTCGATCGCGCGGGTGCTGCCGCACGGCATCGAGATGGCCGACGGCACCGTCCACGAGCTCGACACCCTCGTGCTCGCCACCGGGTTCTCGTTGTGGGAGAAGAACTTCCCCGCCATCGACGTGACGGGCCGCGACGGCCGCAACCTCGGCGAGTTCTGGCGCGAGGGCCGGTTCCAGGCCTACGAGGGCATGGCCGTGCCGAAGTTCCCCAACTTCTTCAGCCTGCACAGCCCCTACAGCTACACGGGCCTGAGCTACTTCTGGACCATCGAGGCGCAGATGGTGCACCTGCGCCGCGTCTTCGACGAGATCGACAAGCGCGGGGCGCGCACCGTCGAGGTCACCGAGCGCGCGAACGGGCAGTTCCTGGACCGGATGAGCCACCGGCTGGAGCGGTCCGTCTTCCAGCTCGGCGCGTGCGAGGGCAGCCGCAGCTACTACTTCGACCCGCACGGCGAGGCCACGCTGCTGCGGCCCAGCTCGGTGGTCGGCGCCCGCCGCGACGCCCGCGCCTTCCCGATCGACGACTACGCCTTCGCGTAG
- a CDS encoding SDR family oxidoreductase — MSMYVVTGAASGLGAATAERLHAAGHGVIGVDLRGTDVEADLGTPGGRFEAVARIGELVGSAPLAGFAAFAGLGPAAGRSGSSVVAVNYFGAVDVLVGLRPLLARGPSAALLVSSNSTTTQPGWPLELAETCLGGDEHAAADLADSYGEYASILAYPATKAALAYFVRTHAAEYVRQGIRLNAIAPGLIDTPMTQAGRTDPQLGAAMDAFLELIPAGRAGRPEEIAALAQFLLGPESGYCVGSVVFADGGLDAQQRPTDWPRPASPPEQE; from the coding sequence ATGAGCATGTACGTGGTGACGGGGGCGGCCTCGGGATTGGGCGCGGCGACCGCCGAACGGCTGCACGCCGCGGGGCACGGCGTGATCGGCGTCGACCTGCGCGGGACCGACGTCGAGGCCGATCTCGGGACGCCCGGGGGCCGGTTCGAGGCGGTCGCGCGGATCGGCGAACTCGTGGGCTCCGCGCCGCTCGCCGGCTTCGCCGCCTTCGCGGGCCTGGGGCCGGCGGCGGGCCGGTCGGGCTCGTCCGTCGTCGCGGTCAACTACTTCGGGGCGGTCGACGTGCTGGTGGGGCTGCGGCCCCTGCTCGCGCGGGGGCCGTCGGCGGCGCTGCTGGTGAGCTCGAACTCCACGACCACTCAGCCGGGCTGGCCGCTGGAGCTGGCCGAGACGTGCCTCGGCGGCGACGAGCACGCCGCCGCCGACCTCGCCGATTCGTACGGCGAGTACGCCTCGATCCTGGCCTACCCGGCGACGAAGGCCGCGCTCGCGTACTTCGTGCGCACACACGCCGCGGAGTACGTGCGGCAGGGCATCCGGCTCAACGCCATCGCGCCCGGGCTGATCGACACCCCGATGACGCAGGCCGGCCGCACCGACCCGCAGCTCGGCGCGGCCATGGACGCCTTCCTCGAGCTCATCCCCGCAGGCCGCGCGGGCCGGCCGGAGGAGATCGCCGCGCTGGCGCAGTTCCTGCTCGGCCCGGAGTCCGGGTACTGCGTCGGCTCCGTCGTCTTCGCCGACGGTGGCCTCGACGCCCAGCAGCGCCCGACGGACTGGCCGCGCCCCGCGTCGCCGCCGGAGCAGGAGTAG
- a CDS encoding CaiB/BaiF CoA transferase family protein — protein MTDSKQGPLAGLKVVEFAGLGPAPHAAMLLADQGADVVSVQRPGIGVNGITGTPSGVKRGRTIVEADLKNPADIAAILDLIDRADVIVEGFRPGVMERLGLGPDVVLERNPRIVFARMTGWGQDGPFAQRAGHDMNYISLTGLLHAIGRQGERPVPPLNLVGDFAGGSMFLVFGVLAALYERNTSGKGQVIDVAMVDGASLIGQMQWDFRGQGIWSDERGVNTLDGGAPFYDTYETADGKYVSVGAIEPQFFAELLDKLGLKQEDLPYQLDQARWPELRAALEAALKTRTRDEWAEVFFDSDACVAPILTFEEASKHPHMAARQNLQEVGGAMAPMPAPRFSRTPAATPEAPNPTAVDPATLWRD, from the coding sequence ATGACTGATTCGAAGCAGGGTCCCCTCGCGGGACTGAAGGTGGTCGAGTTCGCCGGTCTCGGCCCCGCCCCGCACGCCGCGATGCTCCTCGCCGACCAGGGCGCCGACGTCGTCTCGGTGCAGCGGCCCGGCATCGGCGTGAACGGCATCACGGGCACCCCGTCGGGCGTCAAGCGCGGCCGCACCATCGTCGAGGCCGACCTGAAGAACCCGGCCGACATCGCCGCGATCCTCGATCTCATCGACCGCGCCGACGTGATCGTCGAGGGCTTCCGCCCCGGCGTCATGGAGCGCCTCGGCCTCGGCCCCGACGTGGTGCTCGAGCGCAACCCCCGCATCGTCTTCGCCCGGATGACCGGCTGGGGCCAGGACGGCCCGTTCGCGCAGCGCGCCGGCCACGACATGAACTACATCTCCCTGACCGGACTGCTGCACGCCATCGGCCGGCAGGGCGAGCGGCCGGTGCCGCCGCTCAACCTCGTCGGCGACTTCGCCGGCGGCTCGATGTTCCTCGTCTTCGGCGTGCTCGCGGCGCTCTACGAGCGCAACACGTCGGGCAAGGGGCAGGTCATCGACGTCGCCATGGTCGACGGTGCCTCCCTCATCGGGCAGATGCAGTGGGACTTCCGGGGCCAGGGCATCTGGAGCGACGAGCGCGGCGTGAACACCCTCGACGGCGGCGCGCCCTTCTACGACACCTACGAGACCGCCGACGGCAAGTACGTCTCCGTCGGCGCCATCGAGCCGCAGTTCTTCGCCGAACTGCTCGACAAGCTGGGCCTCAAGCAGGAGGACCTGCCCTACCAGCTCGATCAGGCCCGGTGGCCCGAGCTGCGCGCCGCGCTCGAGGCCGCGCTGAAGACGAGGACCCGCGACGAGTGGGCCGAGGTCTTCTTCGACTCCGACGCCTGCGTCGCGCCGATCCTCACCTTCGAGGAGGCCTCGAAGCACCCGCACATGGCCGCCCGGCAGAACCTGCAGGAGGTCGGGGGAGCGATGGCCCCGATGCCCGCGCCGCGCTTCTCCCGCACGCCCGCCGCGACGCCCGAGGCGCCGAACCCCACGGCCGTCGACCCGGCGACGCTCTGGCGCGACTGA
- the fusA gene encoding elongation factor G: MAQEVLTDLTKVRNIGIMAHIDAGKTTTTERILFYTGVNYKIGETHDGASTTDWMEQEKERGITITSAAVTCFWKKNQINIIDTPGHVDFTVEVERSLRVLDGAVAVFDGKEGVEPQSEQVWRQAEKYDVPRICFVNKMDKLGADFYFTVRTIEDRLGAKPLVLQLPIGAEDEFDGVVDLLEMKAITWRGVVEIGAEPTIEEIPADLADKAAEYREKLLETVAESDEALMEKYFAGEELSIEEIKAQIRKLTVARELYPVLCGSAFKNKGVQPMLDAVIDYLPSPLDVPSIEGHAVGDEEKILSRKPSKDEPFAALAFKIAAHPFFGKLTFVRVYSGHIDSGTGVLNATKGNKERIGKLFQMHANKEMPVEDATAGHIYAMIGLKNTTTGDTLCDPANPIVLESMSFPDPVINVSIEPKTKSDQEKLGVAIQKLAEEDPTFSVELDEQTGQTVIGGMGELHLDILVDRMRREFKVEANVGKPQVAYRETIRRPVEKHEYTHKKQTGGSGQFARVIIKLEPLEDAEDGATYEFVNAVTGGRVPKEYIPSVDAGAQDAMQYGVLAGYPLVNVKVTLLDGAYHDVDSSEMAFKIAGAQAFKEAARQAGPVILEPIMAVEVTTPEDYMGDVIGDLNSRRGQIQAMEERSGARLVKAQVPLSEMFGYIGDLRSKTQGRANYSMVFDSYAEVPANVSKEIIAKVNGE, from the coding sequence GTGGCACAGGAAGTGCTTACCGACCTCACGAAGGTCCGCAACATCGGCATCATGGCGCATATCGATGCCGGTAAGACCACCACGACCGAGCGCATCCTCTTCTACACCGGTGTGAACTACAAGATCGGTGAGACCCACGACGGTGCCTCGACCACCGACTGGATGGAGCAGGAGAAGGAGCGGGGTATCACCATCACCTCCGCAGCCGTGACCTGCTTCTGGAAGAAGAACCAGATCAACATCATCGACACCCCCGGGCACGTCGACTTCACGGTCGAGGTGGAGCGTTCGCTCCGCGTGCTCGACGGCGCCGTCGCCGTCTTCGACGGCAAGGAGGGCGTCGAGCCCCAGTCGGAGCAGGTGTGGCGTCAGGCCGAGAAGTACGACGTCCCGCGTATCTGCTTCGTCAACAAGATGGACAAGCTGGGCGCCGACTTCTACTTCACCGTGCGCACCATCGAGGACCGCCTCGGTGCCAAGCCGCTCGTCCTGCAGCTGCCGATCGGCGCGGAGGACGAGTTCGACGGTGTCGTCGACCTGCTCGAGATGAAGGCCATCACCTGGCGCGGCGTCGTCGAGATCGGCGCCGAGCCGACCATCGAGGAGATCCCCGCCGACCTCGCCGACAAGGCCGCCGAGTACCGCGAGAAGCTGCTCGAGACCGTCGCCGAGTCCGACGAGGCTCTGATGGAGAAGTACTTCGCCGGCGAGGAGCTCTCGATCGAGGAGATCAAGGCTCAGATCCGCAAGCTCACCGTCGCGCGCGAGCTCTACCCCGTGCTGTGCGGCTCGGCGTTCAAGAACAAGGGCGTGCAGCCCATGCTCGACGCCGTGATCGACTACCTCCCCAGCCCGCTCGACGTGCCCTCCATCGAGGGCCACGCCGTGGGCGACGAGGAGAAGATCCTCTCGCGCAAGCCCAGCAAGGACGAGCCCTTCGCGGCCCTGGCCTTCAAGATCGCCGCGCACCCGTTCTTCGGCAAGCTGACCTTCGTCCGCGTGTACTCGGGTCACATCGACTCGGGCACCGGCGTGCTCAACGCCACGAAGGGCAACAAGGAGCGCATCGGCAAGCTCTTCCAGATGCACGCCAACAAGGAGATGCCCGTCGAGGATGCGACCGCCGGTCACATCTACGCGATGATCGGTCTGAAGAACACCACGACCGGTGACACCCTCTGCGATCCGGCGAACCCGATCGTGCTCGAGTCCATGTCCTTCCCGGACCCGGTCATCAACGTCTCGATCGAGCCGAAGACCAAGTCCGACCAGGAGAAGCTCGGCGTCGCGATCCAGAAGCTCGCCGAGGAGGACCCCACCTTCTCCGTCGAGCTCGACGAGCAGACCGGCCAGACCGTCATCGGCGGCATGGGCGAGCTGCACCTCGACATCCTCGTCGACCGCATGCGTCGCGAGTTCAAGGTCGAGGCCAACGTCGGCAAGCCGCAGGTGGCCTACCGCGAGACGATCCGTCGTCCCGTCGAGAAGCACGAGTACACCCACAAGAAGCAGACGGGTGGCTCGGGCCAGTTCGCGCGCGTCATCATCAAGCTGGAGCCGCTGGAGGACGCCGAGGACGGCGCCACCTACGAGTTCGTCAACGCCGTGACCGGTGGCCGCGTCCCGAAGGAGTACATCCCTTCGGTCGACGCCGGCGCGCAGGACGCGATGCAGTACGGCGTGCTCGCGGGCTACCCGCTGGTGAACGTCAAGGTCACGCTGCTCGACGGCGCGTACCACGACGTTGACTCGTCCGAGATGGCGTTCAAGATCGCCGGCGCGCAGGCCTTCAAGGAGGCCGCCCGTCAGGCCGGTCCCGTCATCCTCGAGCCCATCATGGCTGTCGAGGTCACGACCCCCGAGGACTACATGGGTGACGTGATCGGCGACCTCAACTCCCGCCGTGGCCAGATCCAGGCCATGGAGGAACGCAGCGGTGCCCGCCTCGTGAAGGCTCAGGTTCCGCTGTCGGAGATGTTCGGCTACATCGGCGACCTCCGGTCGAAGACCCAGGGCCGGGCGAACTACTCCATGGTTTTCGATTCGTACGCCGAGGTTCCGGCGAACGTCTCGAAGGAGATCATCGCGAAGGTGAACGGGGAGTAA
- a CDS encoding DUF732 domain-containing protein: protein MPKLMRVLASTVAALGCAALVQAPAHADGRLDEGRFVVVTKNLHDFTKPFGDRTTDGQMVRFGYRACAALDRNRASTAGATRDLYNDERAFPLWERQQLVFYAAQYLCVRHLDRYKTYP, encoded by the coding sequence ATGCCGAAGCTGATGAGAGTCCTGGCGTCGACGGTCGCGGCGCTGGGCTGCGCCGCGCTCGTGCAGGCGCCCGCGCACGCCGACGGCCGGCTCGACGAGGGCCGCTTCGTGGTGGTGACGAAGAACCTCCACGACTTCACGAAGCCGTTCGGCGACCGGACCACCGACGGCCAGATGGTGCGCTTCGGCTACCGCGCGTGCGCCGCCCTGGACCGCAACCGCGCGAGCACCGCCGGCGCGACGCGCGACCTCTACAACGACGAGCGGGCCTTCCCGCTGTGGGAGCGGCAGCAACTGGTCTTCTACGCCGCGCAGTACCTGTGCGTCCGTCACCTGGACCGGTACAAGACCTACCCGTGA
- a CDS encoding alcohol dehydrogenase catalytic domain-containing protein, with the protein MRIRGAVLEEIGRARPYAQSSPISVGELELAPPGPGELLVRIEAAGLCHSDLSVVDGNRVRPVPMLLGHEAAGIVEELGPGTEGVAVGDRVVMAFLPRCGECANCRTDGQLPCTPGSVANNAGELLGGGRRLSRDGAEVHHHLGVSGFATHTVVDARSVTRVDADVPPEIAAVLGCAVLTGGGAVLNAGAPSNGDDVIVIGLGGVGMAAVLTALSLQADGAVGRVIGVDAQPAKLEQVRALGADAAYTPAELAEADVRAPVVIEAAGHPKAFESAVAATAVGGRTVTVGLPNPAARSEISPLVLTAEARTIIGSYLGSAVPQRDIPRYVELWRAGRLPVEKLISGVITLDQINEGMDSLADGAAVRQVIRF; encoded by the coding sequence ATGCGGATCCGCGGAGCGGTGCTGGAGGAGATCGGGCGCGCGCGTCCGTACGCGCAGTCGTCCCCGATCTCGGTGGGCGAGCTCGAGCTCGCGCCGCCGGGCCCCGGCGAGCTGCTGGTCCGCATCGAGGCTGCGGGCCTGTGCCATTCGGACCTGTCCGTGGTCGACGGGAACCGCGTCCGCCCGGTGCCGATGCTGCTGGGCCACGAGGCCGCGGGCATCGTCGAGGAGCTCGGGCCGGGCACGGAGGGCGTCGCGGTCGGCGACCGCGTCGTCATGGCCTTCCTCCCCCGCTGCGGGGAGTGCGCCAATTGCCGCACGGACGGCCAGCTTCCGTGCACGCCGGGCAGCGTCGCGAACAACGCCGGCGAGCTGCTGGGCGGAGGGCGACGGCTCTCGCGCGACGGTGCGGAGGTGCATCACCACCTCGGCGTCTCCGGCTTCGCCACGCACACCGTGGTGGACGCCCGCTCGGTCACCCGCGTGGACGCCGATGTGCCGCCGGAGATCGCGGCCGTCCTCGGCTGCGCGGTGCTGACCGGCGGCGGCGCCGTGCTCAACGCGGGCGCGCCGTCGAACGGCGACGACGTGATCGTCATCGGCCTGGGCGGGGTCGGCATGGCCGCCGTCCTCACCGCCCTGTCCCTGCAGGCCGACGGTGCCGTCGGCCGCGTCATCGGCGTCGACGCGCAGCCCGCGAAGCTGGAACAGGTGCGCGCCCTCGGCGCCGACGCCGCCTACACCCCTGCGGAATTGGCCGAGGCCGACGTGCGCGCGCCGGTCGTGATCGAGGCGGCGGGCCACCCGAAGGCCTTCGAATCCGCGGTCGCGGCCACCGCCGTCGGCGGCCGGACGGTGACCGTCGGGCTGCCGAATCCCGCTGCGCGGTCCGAGATCAGCCCGCTGGTGCTCACCGCCGAGGCCCGGACCATCATCGGCAGCTATCTCGGCTCCGCGGTGCCCCAGCGCGACATCCCGCGGTACGTCGAGCTGTGGCGCGCCGGACGCCTGCCCGTCGAGAAGCTGATCAGCGGCGTCATCACGCTGGACCAGATCAACGAGGGCATGGACTCCCTGGCGGACGGCGCCGCCGTCCGCCAGGTGATCCGGTTCTGA
- a CDS encoding ferredoxin--NADP reductase, which translates to MSLTPHSSRSQIVTVTEVIEETALAKSFVFDAEWDYRPGQFVTVRVPSERTGSVARSYSLYTSPFDDAKPGVTVKRTVDGYASNWLCDNIAVGDELEVLPPSGVFVPESLDVPLLLLAAGSGITPIMSILSAALSAGTQPITLLYANADPEATIFRAEIARLEAEHERLTVIWWMESERGIPDADMLSALLTPYHSRNTYLCGRDEFMAACKEAAKVIGTPREQVHQEIYASLTGDAFADIVPHEVEVTADSPQVTVHNLGATFTVPWPAGESLVDVLINNGHDVPYSCQSGECATCLCKLTKGTVEMAVTDGLDPDDAEDGYILGCQAKPTSPELEVEY; encoded by the coding sequence ATGAGCCTCACCCCCCATTCGAGCCGCAGTCAGATCGTCACCGTGACCGAGGTGATCGAGGAGACGGCGCTCGCGAAGTCCTTCGTCTTCGACGCGGAGTGGGACTACCGGCCCGGACAGTTCGTCACCGTGCGCGTTCCCTCGGAGCGGACGGGATCCGTCGCGCGGTCGTATTCGCTCTACACCTCGCCCTTCGACGATGCGAAGCCCGGCGTGACCGTCAAGCGGACCGTCGACGGGTACGCCTCGAACTGGCTCTGCGACAACATCGCGGTCGGCGACGAACTCGAGGTCCTGCCCCCGTCGGGCGTCTTCGTCCCGGAGAGCCTGGACGTGCCGCTGCTGCTGCTCGCCGCGGGCAGCGGGATCACGCCGATCATGTCCATCCTCTCGGCGGCGCTGTCCGCCGGCACGCAGCCGATCACGCTGCTGTACGCCAACGCCGACCCCGAGGCCACGATCTTCCGCGCGGAGATCGCGCGGCTCGAGGCGGAGCACGAGCGGCTCACCGTGATCTGGTGGATGGAGTCCGAGCGCGGGATCCCCGACGCCGACATGCTGTCCGCGCTGCTCACGCCCTACCACTCCCGCAACACCTACCTGTGCGGCCGCGACGAGTTCATGGCCGCCTGCAAGGAGGCCGCGAAGGTCATCGGGACCCCGCGAGAGCAGGTGCACCAGGAGATCTACGCCTCGCTCACCGGCGACGCCTTCGCCGACATCGTGCCCCACGAGGTGGAGGTCACCGCGGACTCGCCGCAGGTCACCGTCCACAACCTGGGCGCGACGTTCACGGTGCCGTGGCCCGCGGGCGAATCGTTGGTGGACGTGCTCATCAACAACGGCCACGACGTGCCCTACTCGTGCCAGTCGGGCGAGTGCGCGACCTGCCTGTGCAAGCTGACGAAGGGCACCGTCGAGATGGCGGTGACCGACGGACTCGACCCCGACGATGCCGAGGACGGCTACATTCTGGGGTGCCAGGCGAAGCCGACGTCGCCGGAGTTGGAGGTCGAGTACTGA
- a CDS encoding DUF5302 domain-containing protein: protein MTADGIADKFKEALERKNASNRKGSAHLDGSAKPQTPHGSESHQQQFRRKSG from the coding sequence ATGACCGCCGACGGTATCGCCGACAAGTTCAAGGAAGCACTCGAACGCAAGAACGCGTCGAATCGCAAGGGCTCCGCCCACCTCGATGGTTCTGCGAAGCCGCAGACCCCGCACGGGTCGGAGAGCCACCAGCAGCAGTTCCGCCGCAAGAGCGGATAA
- a CDS encoding M50 family metallopeptidase, whose translation MDPALPDALAHAWDRVVADVADRQPAPGGTVLLGTAAAALLLVLWRPAWRRARHVVTIAHEGGHAVVAVACGRRLSGIRLHSDTSGLTVSRGRPRGPGMVATFMAGYPAPTVIGLIAAVLLSRGYALAALWAAVLLLALLLLQIRNFFGLYVVLAAAAVVVAVSWWANPEAKVALAHLGTWFLLFGAPRAVAELQSVRRRGRGHESDADQLARLTRIPGGLWVALFAIVTGGGAVLGVLLLVGRAGLAPL comes from the coding sequence GTGGATCCCGCCCTTCCCGACGCCCTCGCCCACGCCTGGGACCGCGTCGTCGCCGACGTGGCCGACCGCCAGCCCGCGCCCGGGGGCACGGTGCTGCTGGGCACGGCCGCCGCCGCACTCCTGCTGGTCCTGTGGCGGCCGGCGTGGCGCCGGGCCCGGCACGTGGTGACCATCGCCCACGAGGGCGGCCACGCCGTGGTCGCCGTGGCGTGCGGACGCCGGCTCAGCGGCATCCGCCTGCACTCCGACACCTCCGGGCTCACCGTCTCCCGCGGGCGCCCCCGCGGGCCCGGCATGGTCGCCACGTTCATGGCCGGCTACCCGGCTCCGACGGTGATCGGCCTGATCGCCGCGGTCCTGCTCTCCCGCGGCTACGCCCTGGCCGCGCTCTGGGCCGCGGTGCTCCTGCTGGCGCTGCTGCTCCTGCAGATCCGGAACTTCTTCGGCCTGTACGTCGTGCTCGCCGCCGCCGCCGTCGTGGTGGCCGTGTCCTGGTGGGCGAACCCGGAGGCCAAAGTCGCGCTGGCCCACCTGGGCACCTGGTTCCTGCTCTTCGGGGCGCCGCGCGCCGTCGCCGAGCTGCAGTCCGTGCGCCGCCGCGGGCGGGGCCACGAGAGCGACGCCGACCAGCTGGCGCGGCTGACCAGGATCCCCGGCGGCCTCTGGGTGGCGCTGTTCGCGATCGTGACCGGCGGGGGAGCGGTACTGGGGGTGCTCCTGCTCGTCGGGCGGGCCGGGCTCGCGCCGCTCTGA
- a CDS encoding alpha/beta hydrolase family protein, translating into MTWLSIHDPEGPEAAVRATLILAHGAGGNRDQAMLRLLGEELAQRGVRTVRIDLPFRRLRPKGPPSPSGQPADRAAFGETARLLELEGPVLWGGHSYGGRMASMAVAEGPERPDGLLLLSYPLHPPGRPEKARTAHLPDIAVPTVLVHGRRDPFASPEEMAEAAALIAGPTTTVEVAAAHDLAPAKSGAPAKAADAVTAMLDGL; encoded by the coding sequence GTGACCTGGCTCTCGATTCACGACCCCGAAGGCCCCGAGGCCGCAGTCCGCGCGACGCTGATCCTCGCCCACGGTGCCGGCGGCAACCGCGACCAGGCGATGCTGCGGCTGCTGGGCGAGGAACTCGCGCAGCGCGGCGTGCGCACGGTGCGGATCGACCTGCCGTTCCGGCGGCTGCGGCCGAAGGGGCCGCCGTCCCCGTCGGGCCAGCCGGCGGACCGGGCCGCCTTCGGGGAGACCGCGCGCCTCCTGGAGCTCGAGGGACCGGTGCTGTGGGGCGGGCACAGCTACGGCGGACGGATGGCGTCGATGGCCGTCGCCGAGGGACCGGAGCGCCCCGACGGCCTGCTGCTGCTCTCCTACCCGTTGCACCCGCCGGGCCGGCCGGAGAAGGCGCGCACGGCGCACCTGCCTGACATCGCCGTCCCGACGGTGCTGGTGCACGGCCGGCGCGACCCGTTCGCCTCGCCGGAGGAGATGGCGGAGGCCGCCGCGCTCATCGCCGGCCCGACGACGACCGTCGAGGTCGCGGCCGCGCACGACCTGGCGCCCGCGAAGTCCGGCGCGCCCGCGAAGGCCGCCGACGCCGTGACCGCAATGCTCGACGGGCTGTAA